One part of the Candidatus Krumholzibacteriota bacterium genome encodes these proteins:
- a CDS encoding STAS domain-containing protein, with amino-acid sequence MNDISIVFSRPEERQDVSIIAVKGYVDTTTSVELEESLKRLLRKGRFNIVIDLGEVNYISSAGWGIFISEIKEIRQNGGDLKLARMIGDVYEVFELLEFQTILESYDTVEEAVKGFPGGDDVENRSVDENAGVTIENGSDA; translated from the coding sequence ATGAACGACATCAGCATCGTATTTTCCAGGCCGGAGGAGAGACAGGACGTCTCCATTATCGCCGTGAAGGGGTATGTCGACACGACCACGTCCGTGGAGCTCGAGGAAAGCCTGAAGCGCCTCCTGCGCAAGGGCAGGTTCAACATCGTGATCGATCTCGGAGAGGTCAACTACATCAGTTCGGCGGGATGGGGCATCTTCATCAGCGAAATAAAGGAGATACGCCAGAACGGCGGGGACCTGAAACTCGCCCGCATGATCGGCGACGTCTACGAGGTGTTCGAACTGCTCGAATTCCAGACGATCCTCGAGAGCTACGACACGGTGGAGGAGGCCGTCAAGGGTTTCCCCGGCGGTGACGACGTCGAGAACCGGAGCGTCGACGAGAACGCGGGCGTGACGATCGAGAACGGTTCGGACGCCTGA
- a CDS encoding PorV/PorQ family protein translates to MRKRLAAAMLVAALAWAGGDACAQEGTGGTRSVFSIGAGSRAIALGGAFTALADDASALYYNPAALKRNASPTLMANHIPLFSGFSDASYEFLGAVYPTMRAGSIGLGLMTVGTDGIRGFDAFSRETGEITYRESQAILGYAVDLPWRWIGAFTAGSSVKVLHQRVGDFSDTGTGLDVGLLYGHPRVPGLILGCNLQDIVGAETKLVSVADRVDRTIMVGAGYERPFANGSRLALAVQMDMPERDDGNLRAGVEFGFRDLFSIRVGFDGEGVTAGVGFGWRGYRADYGFFSRDEAGTSHPMTVSMRIGATLAEKEAAEAERRRIADDARLREVFAGRVESHMRSARDFRARGEYEGALDELKIVLEYDPGNAAAAETLAVVREEIIRVQQERTASSETALLVDQHFRLGLQYYSDNEYILSRAEWRHVLDLDPGNSSAADYLARTNDKLAEQAAQHRARALGHEAAGRYAAALGEWNIVLMIEPGHAEAGAGIERVKGRMDELQRTYRTASDRLETIELFQNALDAFGAGRYDETIGLCRRLLQRHPDHEEAKDLLRRAERRMVPLTSEEKEEIRRLFIEGMKHYTQHNYEAAIREWRKILDIDPDNESVRKNIEEAEARLLRIDAPEGR, encoded by the coding sequence ATGAGAAAACGCTTGGCAGCGGCAATGCTCGTCGCGGCCCTCGCGTGGGCCGGCGGGGACGCGTGCGCGCAGGAGGGCACCGGCGGGACGCGTTCGGTCTTCTCGATCGGCGCCGGATCCCGCGCAATCGCCCTCGGCGGCGCTTTCACGGCCCTCGCCGACGATGCCTCGGCGCTCTACTACAATCCGGCGGCCCTGAAGCGCAACGCGTCGCCGACCCTCATGGCGAATCACATACCGCTCTTCTCGGGGTTCAGCGACGCGTCCTACGAGTTCCTCGGCGCCGTCTATCCGACGATGCGGGCCGGTTCGATCGGGCTGGGTTTGATGACCGTCGGCACCGACGGGATCCGCGGGTTCGACGCCTTCAGCCGGGAAACGGGGGAGATCACCTACCGGGAAAGCCAGGCGATCCTCGGATACGCCGTCGATCTGCCCTGGCGCTGGATCGGCGCCTTCACCGCCGGATCGTCGGTCAAGGTGCTCCACCAGCGTGTCGGCGACTTCTCGGACACGGGAACGGGGCTCGACGTCGGCCTGCTCTACGGCCATCCGCGTGTTCCGGGCCTCATTCTCGGCTGCAACCTCCAGGATATCGTCGGCGCCGAGACGAAGCTCGTCAGCGTCGCCGATCGCGTCGACCGGACGATCATGGTCGGCGCGGGGTACGAGCGTCCATTCGCCAACGGGTCACGCCTCGCCCTGGCGGTCCAGATGGACATGCCGGAGCGGGACGACGGCAATCTCCGCGCCGGCGTGGAATTCGGATTCCGCGATCTCTTCAGTATCCGCGTCGGTTTCGACGGGGAGGGGGTCACCGCGGGCGTCGGTTTCGGCTGGCGCGGCTACCGGGCGGACTACGGCTTCTTCAGCCGCGACGAGGCCGGCACCTCCCACCCGATGACGGTCTCGATGCGAATCGGCGCCACTCTCGCCGAGAAGGAAGCGGCGGAGGCGGAACGCAGGCGTATCGCCGACGATGCGAGGCTCCGCGAGGTCTTCGCCGGCCGCGTGGAGAGCCACATGCGCAGTGCCCGGGACTTCCGGGCGCGGGGCGAGTACGAGGGAGCCCTCGACGAGCTCAAGATCGTCCTCGAGTACGATCCCGGCAACGCCGCCGCGGCCGAGACCCTCGCGGTCGTACGCGAGGAGATCATCAGGGTCCAGCAGGAGCGGACGGCGTCGTCGGAGACGGCGCTCCTCGTCGATCAGCACTTCCGGCTCGGCCTTCAGTATTACAGCGACAACGAATACATCCTCTCACGCGCCGAATGGCGGCATGTCCTCGATCTGGATCCCGGGAATTCGTCGGCGGCGGATTACCTCGCGCGCACGAACGACAAGCTCGCCGAACAAGCCGCGCAGCACCGCGCGCGCGCCCTCGGACACGAGGCGGCCGGCAGGTACGCCGCCGCGCTCGGCGAATGGAACATCGTGCTCATGATCGAACCGGGACACGCCGAGGCCGGGGCGGGGATCGAACGGGTGAAGGGGCGGATGGACGAGTTGCAGCGGACCTACCGGACGGCCAGCGATCGGCTGGAGACGATAGAGCTCTTCCAGAACGCCCTCGACGCGTTCGGCGCGGGACGGTACGACGAGACGATCGGGCTCTGCCGGCGTCTGCTCCAGCGGCATCCCGACCACGAGGAGGCGAAGGACCTGCTCCGGCGGGCCGAACGCCGCATGGTGCCGCTCACGTCCGAAGAGAAGGAAGAGATCCGGCGGCTCTTTATCGAGGGGATGAAGCACTACACGCAGCACAACTACGAGGCGGCCATCAGGGAATGGCGCAAGATCCTCGATATCGATCCCGATAACGAGAGCGTGCGCAAGAACATCGAGGAGGCCGAGGCTCGGCTCCTGCGGATCGATGCCCCGGAGGGACGATAG
- a CDS encoding STAS domain-containing protein, which yields MDVLEIKEDHIGDVVVLSLRGLIDSGTSLLLEDRFRSLAAVSDVRVVVDLREVDYISSAGWGIFVGEIKGFRERNGDIKLSGMRPDVRDVFDLLEFNTLLEPHASKEDAVEAFAPERDATSGGGHI from the coding sequence ATGGATGTACTTGAAATAAAAGAAGATCATATCGGCGATGTCGTCGTGCTGAGTTTGCGGGGCCTCATCGATTCCGGGACGAGCTTGTTGCTGGAGGATCGTTTCCGGTCGCTGGCGGCCGTCTCGGACGTCCGCGTCGTCGTCGATCTCCGCGAAGTCGATTACATCAGTTCGGCGGGTTGGGGGATATTCGTCGGAGAAATCAAGGGATTCAGGGAGAGGAACGGGGATATCAAGCTCTCGGGCATGCGACCGGATGTCCGCGACGTGTTCGATCTTCTCGAATTCAACACGCTGCTCGAACCGCACGCATCGAAGGAGGACGCCGTCGAGGCGTTCGCACCGGAACGCGACGCGACGAGCGGCGGGGGACACATCTGA
- a CDS encoding anti-sigma factor antagonist (This anti-anti-sigma factor, or anti-sigma factor antagonist, belongs to a family that includes characterized members SpoIIAA, RsbV, RsfA, and RsfB.) yields the protein MAKKNLLDGPETFHLEIPAVDTSLIEVRDFIADVCVRAGFSKRETNNTKLAMDEACTNIIKHAYAGRGGDIRIDVQAAPGSVEINIFDRGVPFDWSKIEDPDLEQYVEIGKKGGLGIYLMNRLMDDLDYAASPAGNRLYMAKRMSGVAALPAGVRRRWTSTLRFKFALRAALGLFGLVLFLWGVQFVNQTRDVNLQRNSVWMSYTNLGRALETKGQSAIVAATDPYSPEYRNVTVFIAEQLGKYPAMRYARIVDDGGLIVASSDVDELGRAYAPSAGAEVMPERGVWLTIGGGDSIRELNLPVRLSDDESGRSVTIGRVVLGVSQRVVESGINDPRFKTGLILAGILLVGIALIYLLISVLVKPIQALTDGVRAIGEGSLDDEIRIDGPEEIGEIATAFNEITAKFRQAQQSVVEQERMQKEMQVAQEIQHSLLPGKVPSVSGYDIASLYRAAKEVGGDYYDFVNVDDDTLGVVVADVSGKGVPGSLVMTMIRTALRMEARGSHSAAEVMARMNDFVTEDMKKGMFVTIFYVILDSKNRIISYASAGHNPMILFRAETDETFFLNPRGFPVGISLPDETLFRRSIDVEKIKLKKDDMLVIYTDGVTEAMNESRDQYGEDRLLKLLKEYGRLSPSEFIDHLTGDIADFTQGHPQNDDITVVAIKEKMMADEVLVGIRRKLIDLVEKEGLSVAEACRRMKVSPSTFYRYRRRLQEYGERGLKNKALRTEHEIRRVSIEQRRELLEIIKEHPEYGAKRMANAFNEGRAREERLAAALVYDELKRMRLNTYEKRLEYMRRNRFMSEEEFQRLAASPPPRPAAQPDPDAADVDEAPAGALPDGPEPAAAPEATAPVGGTTARATKRPEPAPPVPAPVRPVPGAGSAAAAGVGGVFDIDIGPEDGGAIEIVSREMDGGIVSLSVVGNLDSSSAGDLEGVLESVYEHGYRKIIVDLGDVSYISSGGWGIFTGRVRQLREGEGDVVLVGMSPEVYDIYELLGFRDIIMHFQNADEAHHFLSLPIGERRRLFEAAMSPEGGEGTLEQRISVESPVEGESSPWTPLRIQAGTVGESGEIAVIELDGVIDTVSCMKLRTLLDELIDGGRRRIVIDMSRVEYVSSSGWGVFASRIEDVRRGDGDIKIFGMDPEVDTIFHMLGFDSIMRSFSILAEAIGDFERPAPLPVEEETAAAAQTAAAPSDGDADDTGRTRESGGEARTVDAPADGPARRREPDLRLDIEIERLRNGRIAVARATGAIDASTAEAFESRLDRFALNGNAHLVIDLEGVVYISSSGWGVIVKHLQRLGGQGRRLVLSGMTPPIFKIFRDLGFEPLVQHYLSATAAVEALDIVSLEQETEASPAGSVSGDERIGSAAAGKAGGHRTESRPTIGGTSVEPLHEKPRERVEERTVELDVARKRDMREDKDQRIREIGWGEYGKRLVDRNRKPADDEDGTS from the coding sequence GTGGCGAAGAAGAACCTGCTCGACGGACCCGAGACCTTCCATCTCGAGATCCCGGCGGTCGATACGAGCCTCATCGAAGTCAGGGACTTCATCGCCGACGTCTGCGTCCGCGCCGGTTTCTCGAAACGCGAGACGAACAACACCAAGCTCGCGATGGACGAGGCATGCACGAACATCATCAAGCATGCCTACGCGGGAAGGGGCGGCGATATCCGTATCGACGTCCAGGCCGCGCCGGGATCCGTCGAGATAAACATCTTCGATCGCGGCGTTCCCTTCGACTGGAGCAAGATCGAGGATCCCGATCTCGAGCAGTACGTCGAGATCGGAAAGAAGGGCGGGCTCGGGATCTACCTGATGAACCGCCTGATGGACGATCTCGATTACGCCGCGTCCCCCGCCGGCAACCGGCTCTACATGGCCAAACGCATGAGCGGCGTCGCCGCGCTTCCCGCCGGGGTGCGCCGTCGCTGGACCTCGACGCTCCGCTTCAAGTTCGCCCTTCGCGCGGCCCTGGGCCTCTTCGGTCTCGTGCTCTTCCTCTGGGGCGTGCAGTTCGTCAACCAGACGCGGGACGTGAATCTCCAGCGGAATTCGGTCTGGATGAGCTACACGAATCTCGGCCGCGCGCTCGAGACGAAGGGACAGAGCGCCATCGTCGCCGCGACCGATCCCTACAGCCCCGAATACCGGAACGTCACGGTCTTCATCGCCGAACAGCTCGGGAAGTATCCCGCCATGCGTTACGCGCGCATCGTCGACGACGGCGGCCTGATCGTCGCCTCGAGCGACGTCGACGAGCTCGGCCGGGCCTACGCGCCGTCCGCCGGCGCGGAAGTGATGCCCGAACGGGGCGTCTGGCTGACGATCGGCGGCGGCGATTCGATCCGCGAGCTCAATCTGCCGGTGCGGCTCTCCGACGACGAGAGCGGCAGGAGCGTGACGATCGGACGCGTCGTGCTCGGCGTCTCGCAGCGCGTCGTCGAGTCGGGGATAAATGATCCCCGTTTCAAGACGGGCCTGATCCTCGCGGGGATCCTCCTCGTCGGGATCGCCCTCATCTACCTGCTCATCTCCGTTCTCGTCAAGCCGATACAGGCTCTCACCGACGGCGTCCGCGCAATCGGAGAGGGATCGCTCGACGACGAGATCCGCATCGACGGCCCGGAGGAGATCGGAGAGATCGCCACCGCCTTCAACGAGATCACCGCAAAGTTCCGGCAGGCGCAGCAGAGCGTCGTGGAACAGGAACGGATGCAGAAGGAGATGCAGGTCGCCCAGGAGATCCAGCATTCCCTTCTGCCGGGCAAGGTGCCAAGCGTGAGCGGATACGACATCGCGAGCCTCTACCGGGCGGCGAAGGAAGTGGGCGGGGACTACTACGATTTCGTGAACGTCGACGACGACACGCTCGGCGTGGTCGTCGCCGACGTTTCCGGCAAGGGGGTGCCCGGTTCCCTCGTCATGACGATGATCCGGACCGCGCTCCGCATGGAGGCGCGCGGCAGCCACTCGGCAGCCGAGGTCATGGCCAGGATGAACGATTTCGTCACGGAGGACATGAAGAAGGGGATGTTCGTGACGATCTTCTACGTCATCCTGGACTCGAAAAACCGTATCATCTCCTACGCCAGCGCGGGTCACAATCCGATGATCCTCTTCAGGGCGGAGACGGACGAGACCTTCTTCCTCAACCCGCGGGGGTTCCCCGTCGGGATCAGCCTTCCCGACGAGACGCTCTTCCGGCGCTCGATCGACGTCGAGAAGATCAAATTGAAGAAGGACGACATGCTCGTCATCTACACCGACGGCGTCACCGAGGCGATGAACGAGTCGCGGGATCAGTACGGAGAGGATCGCCTGCTCAAACTCCTCAAGGAGTACGGCCGTCTGTCGCCGTCGGAATTCATCGACCACCTCACGGGAGATATCGCCGATTTCACTCAGGGACACCCGCAGAACGACGACATCACCGTCGTCGCGATCAAGGAAAAGATGATGGCCGACGAGGTGCTCGTCGGTATCCGGCGCAAGCTGATCGATCTCGTCGAAAAGGAGGGGCTGTCGGTGGCCGAGGCCTGCCGGCGGATGAAGGTGTCTCCCTCCACGTTCTATCGCTATCGCAGGCGATTGCAGGAATACGGCGAACGGGGACTGAAGAACAAGGCGCTTCGCACCGAGCACGAGATCAGGCGCGTCAGCATCGAGCAGCGCAGGGAACTGCTCGAGATCATCAAGGAACACCCCGAGTACGGCGCCAAACGGATGGCGAACGCCTTCAACGAGGGAAGAGCCCGGGAGGAACGGCTCGCAGCGGCCCTCGTCTACGACGAGCTGAAGCGGATGCGGCTCAACACGTACGAGAAACGCCTCGAGTACATGCGCCGCAACCGGTTCATGTCCGAGGAGGAATTCCAGCGACTCGCCGCGTCGCCGCCGCCCCGGCCTGCCGCGCAACCGGATCCGGACGCCGCGGACGTCGACGAGGCCCCCGCCGGGGCGCTTCCCGACGGGCCGGAGCCTGCCGCGGCGCCGGAGGCGACCGCCCCGGTGGGCGGCACGACGGCCCGTGCAACAAAGCGGCCCGAACCCGCGCCGCCGGTACCGGCGCCCGTCCGTCCGGTTCCCGGCGCCGGATCCGCCGCCGCGGCGGGAGTCGGCGGGGTTTTCGACATCGACATCGGTCCGGAGGACGGCGGAGCGATCGAGATCGTCTCCCGCGAGATGGACGGCGGGATCGTCTCCCTGTCCGTCGTCGGCAATCTCGATTCGTCGAGCGCCGGCGATCTCGAAGGCGTCCTCGAGAGCGTCTACGAGCACGGGTACCGGAAGATCATCGTCGACCTGGGCGACGTATCGTACATCAGCAGCGGTGGCTGGGGGATCTTCACCGGTCGCGTCAGGCAACTCCGCGAGGGGGAGGGGGACGTGGTCCTCGTCGGGATGTCTCCCGAGGTGTACGACATCTACGAACTTCTCGGTTTCCGCGACATCATCATGCATTTCCAGAACGCCGACGAAGCGCATCATTTCCTGTCGCTGCCGATCGGTGAACGGCGCAGGCTGTTCGAGGCGGCGATGAGCCCCGAGGGCGGGGAAGGGACGCTGGAGCAGCGGATCTCCGTGGAGAGCCCCGTCGAGGGGGAAAGTTCCCCGTGGACGCCGCTCAGGATACAGGCGGGAACGGTCGGGGAGAGCGGAGAGATCGCCGTCATCGAGCTCGACGGCGTCATCGACACGGTCTCCTGCATGAAGCTGCGGACCCTGCTCGACGAGTTGATCGACGGCGGGCGGCGCCGTATCGTCATCGACATGTCCCGGGTGGAATACGTGAGCAGCAGCGGCTGGGGCGTCTTCGCGTCGCGGATCGAGGATGTGAGGCGGGGCGACGGGGACATCAAGATCTTCGGCATGGATCCCGAAGTCGATACGATCTTCCATATGCTCGGATTCGATTCGATCATGCGTTCCTTCAGCATCCTCGCGGAAGCGATCGGCGATTTCGAACGCCCCGCGCCGCTGCCCGTCGAGGAGGAAACGGCCGCCGCGGCGCAAACCGCCGCGGCGCCGAGCGACGGGGATGCGGACGATACGGGACGGACGAGGGAAAGCGGCGGTGAGGCGAGGACGGTCGACGCGCCGGCGGACGGGCCGGCGAGGCGGCGGGAACCCGATCTCAGGCTCGACATCGAGATCGAACGGCTACGAAACGGGCGGATCGCCGTCGCGAGGGCGACGGGGGCGATCGACGCGTCCACGGCCGAGGCTTTCGAATCCCGCCTCGACCGTTTCGCCCTGAACGGGAACGCGCACCTCGTCATCGATCTCGAGGGGGTCGTCTACATCAGCAGCAGCGGCTGGGGCGTCATCGTCAAGCATCTGCAGCGGCTCGGCGGGCAGGGGCGTCGACTCGTCCTCTCGGGCATGACTCCGCCGATCTTCAAGATATTCAGGGATCTGGGATTCGAGCCGCTCGTCCAGCACTATCTCTCGGCGACCGCGGCCGTCGAGGCCCTCGATATCGTGTCTTTGGAACAGGAAACGGAAGCGTCCCCGGCCGGATCCGTCTCCGGCGACGAGCGCATCGGATCGGCGGCGGCCGGCAAAGCCGGGGGGCATCGCACGGAAAGCAGGCCGACGATCGGCGGAACATCGGTCGAACCGCTCCACGAGAAGCCCCGGGAACGCGTCGAGGAACGGACCGTCGAACTGGACGTCGCGCGGAAGCGCGACATGCGGGAGGACAAGGATCAGCGGATCAGGGAGATCGGCTGGGGAGAGTACGGAAAACGACTGGTCGATCGCAACCGGAAACCGGCAGACGACGAAGACGGGACATCATGA
- a CDS encoding pyridoxal phosphate-dependent aminotransferase, protein MQGRRNTLGGAMLAERMNRLGTETAFEVLARAKAMEAEGREVIHLEIGEPDFDTPGYIIDAAKKALDKGFTHYVPSAGIPEVRKAFADFITRDRGLEVGPDNIVVTPGAKPILFFSILALVDKGDEVVYPNPGFPIYESVINFVGGKPVPIPLREEKEFSFDLDEMRGLVNEKTKLIILNSPHNPTGGSMTPADMKGVAELAEKNDAWILSDEVYSKMVYDGKHVSIFDYPEVRDRVILLEGHSKTYAMTGWRLGYGIMPKELAAQIAKIQTNSNSCTSAFVQMAGKAAIEGPQDESLKMMAEFKARRDIFVDGLNTIPGFKCLRPKGAFYVFPNITGTGMKSKQLEEHLLAEAGVAGLSGTSFGRYGEGYLRFSYANSQENLLKALEKIRKAL, encoded by the coding sequence ATGCAGGGGCGCCGGAACACTTTAGGAGGAGCGATGCTCGCGGAACGGATGAACAGGCTGGGCACGGAGACCGCGTTCGAGGTCCTGGCCCGCGCCAAAGCCATGGAGGCCGAAGGCCGTGAGGTGATCCATCTCGAGATCGGCGAGCCCGATTTCGATACGCCGGGGTATATCATCGACGCCGCAAAGAAGGCGCTCGACAAGGGGTTCACGCATTACGTGCCTTCAGCCGGGATCCCAGAGGTACGCAAGGCATTCGCCGATTTCATCACGAGGGATCGCGGTCTCGAGGTAGGTCCGGACAATATCGTCGTCACGCCGGGGGCGAAGCCGATCCTCTTCTTCTCGATCCTGGCCCTCGTGGACAAGGGCGACGAGGTGGTCTACCCGAATCCCGGATTCCCCATCTACGAATCGGTGATCAACTTCGTCGGCGGAAAGCCCGTTCCCATCCCCCTGCGCGAGGAGAAGGAGTTCTCCTTCGACCTCGACGAGATGAGGGGGCTGGTCAACGAGAAGACCAAGCTCATCATCCTGAATTCGCCGCACAATCCGACCGGCGGATCGATGACACCTGCCGACATGAAGGGCGTGGCCGAGCTCGCCGAGAAGAACGACGCGTGGATCCTGAGCGACGAGGTCTACTCGAAGATGGTCTACGACGGAAAGCATGTCAGCATCTTCGACTATCCCGAGGTCAGGGATCGCGTGATCCTGCTCGAAGGCCATTCCAAGACCTACGCGATGACCGGCTGGCGTCTCGGCTACGGCATCATGCCGAAGGAACTGGCCGCGCAGATCGCCAAGATCCAGACGAACAGCAACTCCTGCACGTCGGCGTTCGTGCAGATGGCCGGGAAGGCGGCGATCGAGGGACCGCAGGACGAATCGCTGAAGATGATGGCGGAATTCAAGGCGCGCCGGGATATCTTCGTCGACGGTCTCAACACGATCCCCGGGTTCAAGTGCCTGCGACCGAAGGGCGCCTTCTACGTCTTCCCGAACATCACCGGAACGGGTATGAAGTCCAAGCAGCTCGAGGAACACCTGCTCGCCGAGGCGGGCGTCGCCGGTCTCAGCGGCACGAGCTTCGGCAGATACGGAGAGGGCTACCTGAGATTCTCCTACGCGAATTCGCAGGAGAACCTGCTGAAGGCCCTCGAGAAGATCAGAAAAGCCCTGTAG
- a CDS encoding ParA family protein encodes MRKYAVMTMKGGTGKTTTAVNIAHGFSLSGRRVLLIDCDPQRNAAVTFGVEAEKGLAELLTTGDTDILQVRENLFVIDSGGRRLAEVELVLGGTERREGRLRQSMQFLKGCDFVVCDCPPSVNLINVNVLNFCDEVIIPLSMDYLSQVGADQTIEIIDEMKWVTERGDISYRILPTFYDGRTRISRRVLEEVRERFGERVFQTTIRINTAIREAPGQHKTIYEHAPLSRGAFDYYKLTEEILDLVPAG; translated from the coding sequence ATGAGGAAATACGCTGTCATGACCATGAAGGGCGGTACGGGAAAGACGACGACCGCCGTCAACATCGCGCACGGCTTCTCGCTGAGCGGTCGGCGCGTGCTCCTCATCGACTGCGATCCACAGCGGAACGCGGCCGTCACCTTCGGCGTGGAGGCCGAGAAGGGGCTCGCGGAACTGCTGACGACGGGGGATACCGACATCCTCCAGGTGAGGGAGAATCTTTTCGTCATAGATTCGGGCGGCCGGCGTCTCGCCGAGGTCGAGCTCGTCCTCGGGGGCACCGAGCGCCGCGAGGGGCGCCTCCGGCAATCGATGCAGTTCCTCAAGGGCTGCGATTTCGTCGTCTGCGACTGCCCGCCCTCGGTGAACCTGATCAACGTCAACGTCCTCAATTTCTGCGACGAGGTCATCATCCCGCTCTCGATGGATTATCTCTCCCAGGTGGGCGCCGATCAGACCATCGAGATCATCGACGAGATGAAATGGGTGACGGAGCGGGGCGACATATCCTACCGTATCCTTCCGACCTTCTACGACGGTCGGACGAGGATCTCGCGCCGTGTGCTCGAGGAAGTGCGGGAGCGGTTCGGGGAACGCGTGTTCCAGACGACGATCCGTATCAACACGGCGATTCGCGAGGCGCCCGGGCAACACAAGACGATCTACGAGCACGCGCCGCTGTCCCGGGGCGCCTTCGATTATTACAAACTCACCGAGGAGATTCTCGACCTCGTCCCTGCGGGATGA
- a CDS encoding lamin tail domain-containing protein: protein MMTTRLLLFLVFLLSARGGGASTEGIVLNEIFYDLPGIDGDGEFVELYNAGPVAIDIGGWRIEFVDGGGAAAKTIWTAPGGRRVEPGEYLLLGGASRGLPEELQLGGAIGNGPDAIRLLSLRGTVDIVGYGEGTPLCEGSPAPDAPPGSSLARRPDGADRDDNRTDIAVADPTPGAPNFHRIDIAISIADRQALPCAGGEVRLRGTLRNAGIERFDGVVLVETGIAGAGWTVSDPIAIDCAIGPLEEQAFSLVAGMASEGRIDALLRATTPGDGRSSNDTCRASLYASPGPVVVSEIMGRPAGGEEWIELQAREFVDLEGWSIRDAAGSWRIVAGETLPLAPGAFVLLVRDPEAFRTAWPGCSAAIVPVAGGWCVLNDGGDTIELADGAGVLIERVSWGMAGTTERGRSLERVSAGMCSAEPGGIWQRCHSKEGGTPGRVNAGRIPEQPKEGTLAVEPNPYSPARDGETVVVATIRSGERGYDLQIFDLDGREVRRLCGAPAGAGVCACRWDGRDGRGRPVATGFYIVVAAFHDEGGVVCRVEKAGIAVAGD, encoded by the coding sequence ATGATGACGACGCGATTGCTCCTGTTCCTCGTGTTTCTCCTGTCGGCACGCGGCGGCGGCGCCTCCACCGAAGGGATCGTCCTCAACGAGATCTTCTACGATCTTCCCGGCATCGACGGCGACGGTGAATTCGTCGAGCTGTACAACGCCGGGCCGGTGGCGATCGACATCGGCGGATGGCGGATCGAGTTCGTCGACGGCGGCGGCGCGGCGGCGAAGACGATCTGGACGGCCCCCGGCGGACGTCGCGTCGAACCGGGGGAGTACCTGCTTTTGGGCGGCGCGTCGCGCGGTCTGCCGGAGGAGCTCCAGCTCGGCGGCGCGATCGGCAACGGCCCGGACGCGATTCGCCTCCTCTCTCTCCGGGGAACGGTCGATATCGTCGGGTACGGGGAGGGAACCCCGCTCTGCGAGGGCTCGCCGGCGCCCGACGCGCCGCCCGGTTCATCGCTCGCGCGGCGCCCCGACGGCGCGGATCGCGACGACAACCGCACCGATATCGCCGTCGCCGATCCCACGCCGGGGGCGCCCAACTTCCACCGTATAGATATCGCGATCTCGATCGCCGACAGGCAGGCGCTGCCGTGCGCCGGGGGTGAGGTCCGTCTCCGGGGAACGCTCCGGAATGCCGGTATCGAACGGTTCGACGGCGTCGTACTCGTCGAGACGGGCATCGCCGGGGCGGGATGGACCGTTTCCGATCCCATCGCGATCGATTGCGCGATCGGGCCCCTGGAGGAACAGGCCTTCTCTCTCGTCGCGGGCATGGCCTCGGAAGGGCGGATCGATGCGCTGCTCCGGGCGACGACGCCCGGCGACGGGCGGTCGTCCAACGACACATGCCGCGCGAGCCTCTACGCCTCGCCCGGGCCGGTCGTGGTGAGCGAGATCATGGGCCGTCCGGCCGGGGGGGAAGAGTGGATAGAGCTACAGGCCCGGGAGTTCGTCGACCTCGAAGGCTGGTCGATACGGGACGCGGCGGGATCCTGGCGGATCGTCGCCGGGGAGACGCTCCCGCTCGCGCCGGGGGCATTCGTCCTGCTCGTGCGGGATCCGGAGGCGTTCCGCACCGCCTGGCCCGGTTGCTCCGCGGCCATCGTTCCCGTCGCTGGTGGCTGGTGCGTCCTCAACGACGGCGGCGACACGATCGAGCTGGCCGACGGTGCCGGAGTCCTGATCGAGCGCGTCTCGTGGGGGATGGCCGGGACAACCGAGCGGGGACGGTCGCTCGAACGGGTGTCGGCGGGGATGTGCAGCGCCGAGCCGGGAGGGATCTGGCAGCGGTGCCACTCGAAGGAGGGCGGAACACCGGGGCGGGTCAACGCGGGACGGATCCCGGAACAACCGAAGGAGGGGACGCTCGCGGTCGAGCCCAATCCGTATTCGCCGGCGCGGGACGGGGAGACGGTCGTCGTCGCCACGATCCGATCCGGCGAGCGCGGGTACGATCTGCAAATCTTCGATCTCGACGGGCGGGAGGTGCGTCGCCTCTGCGGCGCGCCGGCGGGCGCGGGCGTGTGCGCGTGCCGCTGGGACGGCAGGGATGGACGGGGGAGGCCGGTCGCGACGGGATTCTACATCGTGGTCGCGGCCTTTCACGACGAGGGAGGGGTCGTATGCAGGGTGGAAAAGGCCGGAATCGCGGTGGCGGGGGATTGA